One window from the genome of Chiroxiphia lanceolata isolate bChiLan1 chromosome 15, bChiLan1.pri, whole genome shotgun sequence encodes:
- the NDFIP1 gene encoding NEDD4 family-interacting protein 1, giving the protein MAAAAAEPSTGRYQQLQNEEEPGETAPVVSDAPPPYSSISAENTAYFDYKDESGFPKPPSYNVATTLPTYDEAERTKAEATIPLVPGRDDDFVTRDDFDDTDQLRIGNDGIFMLTFFMAFLFNWIGFFLSFCLTTSAAGRYGAISGFGLSLIKWILIVRFSTYFPGYFDGQYWLWWVFLVLGFLLFLRGFINYAKVRKMPDTFSTLPRTRVLFIY; this is encoded by the exons ATggcggccgcggccgccgaGCCCAGCACCGGCCGCTACCAGCAG CTGCAGAATGAAGAGGAGCCAGGTGAGACTGCACCGGTGGTGAGCGATGCCCCTCCGCCctacagcagcatttctgcagaGAACACAG CTTATTTTGACTACAAGGATGAGTCAGGATTCCCGAAGCCGCCATCGTACAACGTGGCCACCACACTGCCCACTTACGACGAGGCAGAGAGAACCAAGGCTGAGGCCACCATTCCCTTGGTTCCTGGGAGG GATGATGACTTTGTGACACGGGATGACTTTGATGACACTGACCAGCTGAGGATAGGAAATGATGGCATTTTCATGCTCACCTTCTTCA TGGCATTCCTCTTCAACTGGATTggatttttcttgtctttctgtcTGACTACTTCAGCTGCAGGACGATATGGGGCCATTTCTGGGTTTGGTCTGTCTCTTATTAAGTGGATCCTTATTGTCAGG TTCTCCACCTATTTTCCCGGTTACTTTGATGGTCAGTATTGGCTTTGGTGGGTCTTCCTTGTACTAG gttttctgctgtttctcagaGGATTTATTAATTATGCAAAGGTTAGGAAGATGCCAGACACTTTTTCCACTCTCCCCAGAACCAGAGTTCTCTTTATTTACTAA